A window of Glycine soja cultivar W05 chromosome 13, ASM419377v2, whole genome shotgun sequence genomic DNA:
tttaatttcATGTTTATCAAGCACCTTATAGTTATATTATATCCTGGCTCCCTCTTTTGAACTGATTTACTAATTGTGGAATAATCGTTTGGCATGATTACAACCGTaattcatttcttcttttttgttcatatGTTTCATTCATTCTATTTTCATACTTATTACTGACATTTTATTGGGTACTTACCATCAATGTTCAAATTCATACTGAAAGAATAGATTATTTCGTTTGCTTTTACTGATGGAAACCGCTTGTGTTACAGGAAGTTATAAGTAATCACACAGAACCTGTAGCTAGTAATTACAGCAGGTTAGATACAGGTCTGAGGTCTTCTTACCCTCAGTTGGGCAGTTCATCGTATTCCTCATCTTCCTTGTCCTCGCAACCCTATAGTGGTGGGTATGGATCTTCTGCTCTTGGAGGCTATAGTACTTTCAGACTTTGAATTAGTGTCTCTAGGTCACAATGAATTCATTTTGAGCCAAATTGTTCTAATTGCGTCTGATTGGAGAGTCGATGCTGGAATGTATTATGAAGCCACCAAAATCACGTTTTTATCATCATGTAATCGGGTAATCTTAGGTGTGGCCATAGAGTTGAGTAGTGCCATAGAAAATGTAATGAAATATTAACCATTTTCAGGATGTTTAATTTTGTAGTGTATATGTGCATTAATTTAAAGCTTAATCGTGGGATCTATAGGGGCATGAATtataagttatatttattttattttatatttgcaaTGCTAACTATTCTTACCTTGACCTATCATTGCTTAATAAATAGTGGATGTTATTTAACTAGCGATAGATTCGACTATAGATGTTACTGTCCAAGTCCAGGGCTAGTTAGGTAAGGTCGTTAAAGCTTTCTATTAAGTCTTTATGTAAAAAATctacttataaaattaaaataaaagtaattatttaattgatataaTGAAATggaattatattttcttaaaattaagaataatttgtaattttcttaattcttataaaCCTTGaagcaataattattttttttaaaatgtaattttattgttatttgaatTTCATGTAAATTTAATTAGAGTATGAAATTTGCAATATTTAGTGAGTTTGATGTAAATTTTAtcgaaaatattattatattctttcttATAATAGTTGAATAAAAGAAGTGTTGAATAATAACTTTTGAAATCATTAGTTATTAGCAGGGTTTTAAAAGCTGACCTTATTAAGGTATTGGATTAGTGGTTGAACTAATAGGTCATTGATTGACCCACATAATCtaatctaaatttaaaaaatatgaaaatttcatacttgttttaaaaaaagccacacacaaaaaaaatccaccacaaattaatataatttcataagCTCATTCTTAAGTTTAATCTTCAAATGACATTCATGAGTTGAAATATCAAAGTCAcataataaaacttaaaaacataaataaataagttcaaCTTAAGTTTTAAACACAAATttcaagcatatatatatatatatatgtatgtattatcAAATGATgtgaaacaaaatattaataacatgtaaaaaaattattaacgcataattagtttaaaattgtGCGGGTTTGGTTATTAAGAAAAGCTAAAGAGccatatgtataaaaaaagttatgacttaCACTTATTTGTGTATCTTAGATGGCACTTGGGTTGGGTtgagtgtttttatttttattttcaaagaaatCAGAAAATAAGAGTAATCAACGTTTTTTTTAAGACATGAAAACATAATGATACCttagaatatttattttcttgatatatgttttttaaatcttaaaaatccgaaaatgaaaatagaaaataaacaattaaatgaaTCGCGACCTTATGTCAGTTTTATCTTGTTGTGGGTGTTTTCAATTCATACACAATtaccttttatgaaaaatactctgattttttttatcataagagtttaaattttttttatcggccACTGTAATGAACTTTATCAAAAGAATATTAAAGTGAGTTAAAAAAAagcttataaaaattataaagtattTTCGTTAAAAGTTTAATGGTCAAGCAATACCATTCAATCACATATTActgtttctataatttttaagataattttataaaataaatagattaattataaatgataatttacgATAAGATgacaatgtaaaatattttttttctttttctctttcaaaaaatgttaaatacaaATAAGTCACATAAACTCTAAAAAAAGCTCTTCCTAacatttttgaattttaattgagtttcgatgtttttcttctttcaataaTGTTAATATCAGAGAGACAGCTTATCCTTAAGGCTTGACCCAAAGCCACTCACTCGTGCGTGTGTATAGCGTAGCAGCTAATAGCAATGCCCACTTTGAATCTCTTCACAAACGTTCCTGTCGACACCGTCGTTGCTTCTGACATTCTCAGAGATGCCACCAAAGCTGTTGCAAAAATCATCGGAAAACCCGAATCCGTTAAGTCCTCTTTTACCCTTTTACTCACTCTCTTTCGACATTGTTCACCAGTTGTTTGATCAAATTACTCTATAAAAATATCTACACTTTATCTAACCCATGTCATGAAACTTATTAAGGCTACTACTTACCTTTGGCACTCATTACTATGGTTATCTGTTAACACTTCTTTCTGTTTGGTTTTTTAGTAATTTGATGGGCTACAGCTGAATAATTGTTTTGCTActttaatttttagtataattttgaCATAGATTTGTGTCTATTTTTTGGGGGGTGCTATATTTCAGTATGTGATGATTTTGTTGAATGGGGGAGTGCCTATTGCATTTGCTGGAACTGAAGAGCCAGCTGCTTATGGAGAACTGATCTCGATTGGGGGCCTTGGTCCGAGTGTCAATGGAAAACTGAGTTCTACAATTGCAGAAATTCTTGAAACTAAGCTATACATTGACAGTTCCCGTTTCTATATCAAGTTTTATGATGTTCAGGTAATTTTCTGCTTTGTCCTGTGATGGCTTGTGTGATTCTGAGAAGATTGCAAATTAATGTTGGTTACCACTTACCACCCTTTGATAATATTGTCTAGCTATTTGAAGTACTTTTATGTGGGTGAAGCGATTTCATGCATTCTATAACTAATTTAATTCTCTGCCACAATGTATTGAAATGGTTTTATGCTTACATGCAATTCAATTATGATTCTTAGAATGTTTGTTAAGGAAAATTTGTGATTGGATGACAGTGTAAAAATGTTTTACAATGTAAGGGCATAAATATCAAACAATTGAATTAATATTGTTTTTCAGGGAATTGGTTGCTACTTGCTAATAACAGAAGTTATTTCAGTAGatattgatttctgatgtttAGCCATACTTTGACTGTAGTAACAGAAAATAATATTGCTACTACAGAGATAATAATATCTTTGCTAACTTTTTCTCGAAATATACTCCTGTATTTCCTGTACTGTTCTGCTACAAAAGAAGTGATCTCTATCTTGATTTTTTCCCCATTATTTTGGATTTGCTGAAGCATATTCATGAACATCATCATGGTCGGTGTGTCAACAATACCCATTCTAACAGCTTTCTTTCCATAAGACGAATGTCATAGTCACatctttttttaatctatgtTCATTACATACTTTCTGTATCTCATTTTATTCGTTTTCTGGTGCAGCGCTCATTCTTTGGGTTCAATGGCTCAACCTTTTGATCTAACTTTTTTTCTAGTAATAGATTGTGAGTTTCACTGGGGGAAAATCTGGCTAATTCTTCTTCCTGTGGATTATTACAAATTTGTATCCATGATTGTATGAATGAATacaattaatttatcaaaatgggAAAATCCGTCCtcctttgttcctttttatatcCTTCCAAAATTCACGCCTTCGATTTATGCTCTTCGTGTTGGATTTGAATCTTTAACTTCATAAACCATATATAGGGGTGTTTTGGATTTTAAATGGATATGGAGGTGACTGTAGCACACATCTTAAGTGTAGCTTTGCGGCATTTAACATGCTCTTTTGAAATATTATGAACCCTAAGCATATTAAGATGCAGAAAAATGTTAACATActctttttaacattttcttttaaacacTCTTTTATTATGAGTAAAATATCATACTAATCCCACTAATTAAGAGTAGACTCAGATAATTTAGTGGGATAGACCTAGAATTTCACTAAAtaatggttttaaaaaaattgaaagtacCAACTAGTATTTCTCTTTTGTTGTAGTAGTATATAAAGCAACTCATGTAAATCAAATCATCATCATACACCTTTTTCTTCTCGTTTGTTTCCTCATCCTCCAGTAGTGTGCAAGAATTTTTATCCAAATTAAGATTTATTATCTCTTTCTCAAGCCAAAAATGATAATACAAATGAAAGTTAATtggattaaaaattaacttctcACATTTCcattaaaatataagattttcatCCTTTATTgtggaaataaaaacaaatcgaAACACGACAATATTACATTTCtcgaaatatttttaatagctTATAACAAATAAACACAAATATAGAGGATCAAATATGTCGTCATGAGTTTTGCCAAATATAGAGTTTTGCCTAATTGAACAGTTTTTAAgagacaaataaaaacaaattaaaaaaaccttaaaaataaaaatatttttagtcaatAATAGTTTCAAAATAGATCAAATACTACTTAATTTGCCAATTTTCATGACATTTGATcaacttgtaatttttttttcacaatcaagtaattaattaaatgcatATGATTTTGACCTCTAAagcaagagaaagaaagaaatgattttttttgtcataaaaaaatgtacGGTATAAAATTCCACTGGCTATAAGAATAGAAATACATAATTTGCACTTAAAGACGGAGCAAATGTACACAGAACAGTGAAACACAAGGATTGCAACTAAATATGAAAACTTCGACTTTGCTTTTTCACGTTTCAATGTAAGTATTTCCAATATCATCATCTCAAATCACCATCCATATTTCGCTTGTGTTTCAGCTTTGGTAAGCATGCCCTTTACACGCCGCTCAGCaagtttcatttcattttgtttcatATCAAAGTACAATGAACCAATTTGATGTTTCCTCTTGTGCAGCTTTGTAGGCTTCCCCTTTGTCGAAGCAGGCtacaagagaaaaataaataaatacaaaataaatgatGGAAACAACCCTTTTAGGGAGTAGATAGGAAATTACAATTGTACGATGTATAGTAACTGCTAACTAACCAAGATTTCCTATTTCTTGAAATATTTGAATCTATACTGACACAACGTTAAACTTCTAAATTCTggctatgaaaaaaaaaaagttaaccttTTTTAATTACCATTACACCACTAGTTTTGTATTTCTATGCGCCTACAATAGTAAAAATGGTGCACATGGAATAAAATCCTCTTGGCTTTCTTTCACAAAcattctgttaaaaaaaatgataacaagGTGAAGtggtgaataattttttaaaatttaaaatataataataacacaagaagaaaatgagaagtTTTGTTTCATTCTTTATCAataatgagagagaaaaaacacGTTACTAAGTGGCACACTAACATgcacaattataattataatgtgaTGAATGCTTATAATAACATGGGGATCTAAATGATGTATGACTCgacttcaattgtaattaaaaaaatttaatttttatgtgatAATTTACAGGTTAGTTACGGCAGAAGATGAAGCTCCAACAATTCAGTATAGAAACAATCCAATAAGATTATGCCATAATTCCTTTGACTAAAACATAAGAAAATGACGCAATCCCACACTTACTTGGAAAGTATCCTTTGTTATACAAGCATACAAAATAAAACACATAAACTctgaagttataaaataataaaatgtacaaATGTGTGTGTAAACTGTAAACAGTCAAATTCCCATGATTTCTGCAAATAACAATGTTATTCATACACTTCAATATTTAcatatcctttttataaaaataaaaaaaggagagaaattcATTGTCAACTTTTCTCCATCTTCCTTTATCCTCATAAAAGGAAGAAAGACGAGATATATTCCATACGTATAGCTTAAGTGGCTTGTGAGGAGAGCAGCTAATGCATGTCACAATATGACCTAGGTCAAGCTTATGTACACACCAAAATTGGGTTTGCTCATTTAATCTAACTAAAGGCATACCTTCATTAGTAATCTTAATTTTACTTGAACTACCAACTGAATTCATCTTATGCATTTAAATTACAATGCTGATTCATTCTAAGTGTATGACTGTGCAAGTTCCTAGTAAGAgagcaataataataaagtcCTGCTTTAATATCACAAATAGAGAGTGGTATCTAAGTATCTAACAATAGATCACTGTTAAGTAATGGGAATTTTAATGATTTGACATAATTTTTCAATGATCAACATTGCCATGTAATCTATTCTCTTTACCTTAATTAAATACAAGGCACGGAACATATCACCCATGTATAGTTCAAGTTTTGGTTTCTTGGTGTCTGAGTAGACTAACTAAAACAAATGTCGACTCCAGACTCCAGACTCCTGACTCATTTCAACATGGCCAAGCGTTTTGCTATCTCATTCAATAAAGGGGCttgaaaacattatttaaaaaatcactcTCTTAAGACTATCTATGAAAATCCCACCCTACCCAATATTCATTTGGAACTTATAGTAAAAGGAATAGCTATCAATAATCACTCTCCTAAGGGGACCTACAGTAAAAGTAATTAACTGGTACTCAATTGGAGGAGGTAGGGGGAGGGTCTCTTGCATACATTTATTAGAGAACTGCCACTCCCATGTCTCTTAAGCCATTGGAATAGGccaacaatattattttaagaactATACCCTATACCCTTATCATTAATTTTCAACATAATATAACTGAAGCGGAAACTCCAcctcaaatttaattattgattttaacaAAATCTCTTAGACAGAGACAGATGGTCAAATATATCCAATTTCCTAATTCTCTAGAATAATTGATGGTCAAATGTATCTGATAACTGATTACATCTGCAGAATAATTAATATTCGAATTCCTTTTGTCACTTACTTGCCTTAGTGACTAAATTGGTCTGCCTCCTACCAAGTGTAGCATTCTCAATATATATTATCCACAACTTGGATATCTGAGTATTGGGTTTCTTCCAGTTCCAGgctaatgaaattaaattatccttCCACATACCAAAATTTCTAAGGTCTGCTCTTCTTTCAATTACCAAAACACATAGCCCTTGAACTGAGCCAAAATTTAGTATCTGACACTCAGCTGCTTCCAGGAATAACCAAGGAGCATCAAAAGAGGTCATCCCCAAATCAAAATCATCAACAAATGGCGCTGTGTATTTAGAACTCTATTAGAGATGGGTTTCCTCTAATGCTCACAAAAATGTGGGACACTAAGTTTGAAGCCTTCTACTACCCTATGACCACTGCCTCAAGAACCCATTTAAGCATCACATGCCTTGCCTTTCCACGTTATCCAGCAAATAATATCAATTCATTTTCCTACAATGTTCAAATCTAGATCTGGAACATACAAAGAACAAGCACAAAGCATCTTCAAGGGCTATTCTAGACTGATATTCATCTTACTACAGCACAGGTGTAGTGATGTTCAattgtgttttatttattctttttagtttcttttcatGCAAATTATTTTAGATATCTAACATCAGAGATTATGATGTTAATGGCTGTTAGTCTGTAACAAAAATGTGGGACACTAATGGCTATTAGACATGAGTTTCCTCTAATGCTCACAAAAATATGGGACACTAAGTTTGAAGCCTTCTACTACCCTATGACCACTGCCTCAAGAACCCATTTAAGCATCACGTGCCTTTCCTTTCCACATTATCCAGCAAATAATATCAATTCCTTATCCTACAATGTTCAAATCTAGATCTGGAACATACAAAGAACAAGCACAAAGCATCTTCAAGGGCTATTCTAGACTGGTATTCATCCTACAACCATACAGGTGTAGCGATGTTCatttgtgttttatttattctttttagtttctttacATGCAAATTATTGTAGATATCTAACATCAGAGATTATGATGTTAATGGCTGTTAGTCTGTAACAAGGGAGGGAGATCAGGTTTTTCTAGCACAAgacatttttcaaattttcttcaGACAGTCCTGACGTGTTAAACAAAAGACCAGCCTTCTATTGGCTGTCTATTAAATCGCCTAcagtatttgaatatatttccACATCAAGCAGGCTGAACCAGCTCACAAACCATTTGAAGCACATTCTCACTAAACAATTTTCAACCCAGACAAGACTCACACATGCACTATATTAAAAGGGCATTGAATAACTAACTACAAAACAGAAAACCTAATCCCACAGCCAACAAAACCTACATCCCAACATGTAAAAACAAGTTGAGAATGAGAATACCTGATAAGTGGGTCCGAATGCAATCCCAGTTAGCTTGACCTGATCCTCTCTTGGCCGATTCTTAATCAACTCTTCTTGCTTCACCTCAATCACTTCCGTCGGAATCTCATGCCTCCCTCTCTTCCCAGGAATCCTTATCACACTGACATCAATCCCAGAAGCTTCCAGCACCGGTGGCGCCGACACGTCACCCCAATTATTCCCATACTGTCCATAATCCCCATAGGAAGCATAGGCATCACCATAATTCCCATACTGTTCAGTTCCATAAGCAGCAACCCCAGCCTTTGGTTCAGTACCCGAACTCCCTGGCTCGGCACCCGAACCAAAATTGCCATAATAACTAGCATACTGGTCAGTGGCATATTGGTaatcatcaaaattttcatAATCCCCTGTACTTTGATCGACGGGAACATTGCTGAAACCACCGGAATTCGATGCCGGTGGCGGTGTTTCGGTTTCGAGGATGGATTTCCGGCCTGAACCGGAACTTGCTTGAACGCCGAGAGTGGCGGTGTTCCTGGGTGCCGGAATGCTGGCGAGGAAGGACTTGACCGATGAGGTTTGCGTGGAGAACTctaactttttctttcttctgtttcgttcttcttcttcgtcgtcgtcgtcgtcatCGTCGTGTTGTGAAGGGTGTGGGAGAGGGATGATTGGGGGCCTGAATTGCACGACGCGTTTGGGTTGTGTCTTTTCGATTTGGGGTTTAGGGtcagggttagggttagggttagggttagggagGGAAGAGCTTTCGGTGGAAGGTTGTTTGGGTGGAGGAAGGGATTGAAACAGAGAAGATTTGGGTTGAGGAAGGGATTGAAACAGAGAAAGTTTGGGTTGAGGAAGGGAGGAAAACGTCGTCGTTTTTGGTGGTGATGGTTGttgatcttcttcttcatctgaAGAGGCATAGTTCGCCAGTAGAGAATCCATGGCCACCCAACACGATTGGGGAATTGGGAATGGAAACCAATCCAACACAATCTCTTTTCTGCTCAAACCCTAGCCAACGCTAACctttgataaataatatttttatctctgATTACATATTAAATTcgtcttaaaaaatgaaaattcaagtTTTACTATCTAAAACTAGTAAAAGAGTGTCACAAATCTCATCTATTCATAGATTTGTAGTATTTTTTCATGTttgaagattaaaatttaaatttttattttttaaaaataaatttatcagtaATAAATTgtttctaattatttaattttcacgGTTAATCTTAAAATGTCATGAAAtggttaaaaattatgttaaacatGATTTTTAAGCTGACTATTTTGAgagttaataaattattttaaacataatattttagataattatgatataattaaaaagttatcatAATAAGGAGGATATAGGATAAGAGAAGTGTGGTATTGTGAGAGAGAGgattaaataatagtaataggATGCTTCTcatttaatttggaattaaaattaaatttgattttgactGCACCCTACTACTCTCcttggccttcaccttttcaatTTGTTGACGATTACAGTTTCATAGTGGGAAAAATTCAGAGAACGATTTAGGCACAAGACCTAAAATACTAGACCAACAACAATAGCACTGCGTTTCAAATTTTTGGTCATCCTGATATGATAACacaatttttcaattcattacGGTATATCAGAAATTCAAGtttaaactaaaaacaaaaatgtcagAATCCATCGTTTCTTACTAATAATACAAAAAGGGGAAGTGGGTAGtgatttttaaatcaaagaatGAAGCTATAAGAGTTCTGCAAACGCATCAAAAGaggttttttatttaagaatgcAAATACTCTTTGGGACTAAATGGAAGCAAACACTCTTTAACATTGCGCAAGAAAGAACTATTTTTTGGCTTGTTAATCAACTGGGGGCAaattttgtttgcttttttCATCTGGGAAtggattttaaattattatgggAGATAAGATAAATGACTTTTGAGTTAAAGATAAATGCTTTTTTTCTAAGTGAAGTCGTAGATTTTTACtatttcagtttaatttttttatttatttataactt
This region includes:
- the LOC114381349 gene encoding macrophage migration inhibitory factor homolog, whose protein sequence is MPTLNLFTNVPVDTVVASDILRDATKAVAKIIGKPESYVMILLNGGVPIAFAGTEEPAAYGELISIGGLGPSVNGKLSSTIAEILETKLYIDSSRFYIKFYDVQRSFFGFNGSTF
- the LOC114382437 gene encoding proline-rich protein PRCC-like: MDSLLANYASSDEEEDQQPSPPKTTTFSSLPQPKLSLFQSLPQPKSSLFQSLPPPKQPSTESSSLPNPNPNPNPDPKPQIEKTQPKRVVQFRPPIIPLPHPSQHDDDDDDDEEEERNRRKKKLEFSTQTSSVKSFLASIPAPRNTATLGVQASSGSGRKSILETETPPPASNSGGFSNVPVDQSTGDYENFDDYQYATDQYASYYGNFGSGAEPGSSGTEPKAGVAAYGTEQYGNYGDAYASYGDYGQYGNNWGDVSAPPVLEASGIDVSVIRIPGKRGRHEIPTEVIEVKQEELIKNRPREDQVKLTGIAFGPTYQPASTKGKPTKLHKRKHQIGSLYFDMKQNEMKLAERRVKGMLTKAETQAKYGW